In Planococcus citri chromosome 4, ihPlaCitr1.1, whole genome shotgun sequence, the genomic window GATACGAACATCGGATTGAAGACCCTGTGATTTATAAAATCAGAATAGGTGTTAAGTAATATTGTACGAATAAAATgcacgttttttttccttctttgcaatgaaaattattactttGGTGTAGGTACTCACCGTTTGCTGGCAAATCACTGATATAATACTAATAATCGATATGAGAATAAAATCAACGATTAGACAATACATAATCAACAATACTGtgggaattcaatttttctaaatcttgGTCCGGTTGGGATTGAGGTAGGCTGACATGTAACATTGGCTATAGATGATCAAATCGTAGATATTACTTAGGCCTAATTATTAGTTAATGCGAATTTGACGTGAACATTAGCAAGTGATGAATTAACTGATAAATAATGACTCGAGTTTAGCCTCATTTCCTGCATACATTGTagttataggtacttataagcAGGTACAGATTAAAgtggaaattgaatttccaaaaacataCCTGTCAAATTTGAGTTAAAGAAAAAACGTAGcgagctttttaattttttttaaatttttcatatcatcAATGCCTCGTCAGAGAACGAtgtaaaaatttgcataaaataaatcatgtaagtaagtatagtatacttattcaaaatcatCATGATGTACTTTACTCTTACCTATTCCTTATGTGTGCTTAATtcacataaattgaaaattccaccCGTATTTTaactttattttgtttttatttcctctttcaaaaacatgaaattagcattttttaatCTTCTATTACATTCTTCGAGTCCTTTTTCGTTGATCTCTTCATAACTTTTCAACTGCGATTTTAACAATtccaggtatttttttattaatggaTACTTCTGTTGATCAATTGGCACCAATATCTAacaaaatgaaagtgaaaaattcaaattacagcAAATTAGGTTTATAAATTAGGATATTCGCATTTATTACATTTCGTAAGCTCTTCAAAAATAGACATTGGGAAAATACgggttgaaaaaatgcattttaacaATCATCTTTAAAaagtttgatgttttttttttaaaatttaattttaccgAGGGTGTCCGGTGAGTGTGACATAGTCATTTCTGGCATAACTGCGCTATATTGATATAGTTACCCATACCTATCTAGCTATTTAGAATTTTCTTCACACTCTCTAAGGGAAGAATGTGAAGGATGATATTAGTTGCCTGGGCTAGCTCATTCGGAGATTTTATTAGTTATGCAGAAGTACTATGATCAATCATTATGTAGTGAGGAAAGAACTTATTCAGACTCTCAgtacaaattaaaaacattttattgaTGGGTAATTTACATAGAAAAATACATGATCCTTATACAAACATCAATATTTCCCTATGAGCCCCCTCAAGGAAGAGTATATACATTTTCACGTCATGTTACAATAAATTAAACACTTGATGTAATCGTATCTataaatatcaaaatgtagCTACGATTAGAAAAGATACATTTACATTAATCGAAAGAAACAAGATGTAATTTTGTCTACACTCCATTGccatgaaataaataaataaattagaaCAACTCTAAATCCCTCAAGATTACAAATTATTCTATCACCACTGGCGAGTAGCTGTAGTTAAAGTCGCCAGCTGAAGTAAGTTAATTCAAACTTACTCACCAAAACTGTACACGTTTGTCATCGCTTGTCTGGGCCTGTCCAATACTGTAGGCAATGATGAcacttaactaaacgaggtaTCACTTTGACTTGGCTTGATTTGCTCATTACCGGCACAATGGCAAACCACCCAAAAAGGTACACATTATTAATTGGGGTGCAGATCAACGGACTGAAGATCGCGGAAATCACAGTAGTATTAGCCATCAAGGGATGGGAAAAAGCAAAAACCTTCGAACGCGAACTCGTTCTCATAGTTTTATTCCTTCATCCCATGATAAGAATTTCTATGATATTAAAGTAAAAACGCGTAACACTTATTTTCGAGACAAGGAACCGAGATTGTGCACTATCCGATGCCTATTCTCATACTGAACTTTGTGAATCTCAGTATATGTAAGAAACAGGGTAATTTTGGTCCCTCCCCCGAGATAATATGGTCAAAAAGAGGTGTGGAAAAGGCTTAAGGCGCTAATTATCAAAGAAATGCCGCTATCTGTCAATAAGCGAGCATTCTTACTAATAAATTTGTTTAATTAATCGCCTTGTTTTCCTATCTCGGGGTGTAAATGTCATCGCGGCTGTCAACCCTGTAATTGATATAGTCTTTGCTTCGTAAAGGGGATCCAGCCGTTCGTGACGTCAAATGTACAAATACACTGGTATTTGTACATTTCTTTCTATTTAAAAGATACCTACACGTTTCCGATACCTATCGGTATAAGGGGTAGCTAAAATAAGCATCCCTTTAAGTGGTCCTTAATAGAATGACCACTTATAACGATGCGGGCCACCTACACTATGTCAAGTGgtagtacaaacttcagatttgggtACAACCCGGTACAACCAAGAAAAAACATCATACAtatgaacaagttgcctatcttgaaaattgaaggggcaaaattaggtacattttaataataaacaaataaaatgaaaattttgatggtggGAACTTGTAGTACTTTGAAACCCGAGCTAATTTTGTCCTTACAAATTTTAgcctaacttgaaaatttaagggGCTATGACCccatttagaataaaaaaaagactCTCGAAGAACAAATCAACAGCAAAAATGGATTCTAcgacattcaaaattgatcaaattttattctcttcaatttttggcccagaTCAAAGTTGGAGGAGCTACGCGACATTCAAagtatgagaaatttcaagggttgctcaatttttttgaaatttcttttgctTTAAATGTCGCGTAGATCCTTCAATTTGGACTTAcggaaaaattgaagagaacaaaatttgatcaattttgaatgtagaaTCCATTTCcgctattgattttttctttgagtctttttttattctaaatgtggtcatagccccttcaattttcaagctaGGCAAAAATTTGTAAGGACAACATATACtcagttttcaaagtactaccagttcccaccatcaaaattttcatttcatctgtttattatcaaaatgtcattttgccccttcaattttcaagatagacAACTTGTTCATCTAACGttttttcttagtcgtacccggttatatccaaatctgaagtgtgtaccaccactccccggacacccttACCTACTAGCAAACacttttcaaatacataattttttttacgaaaataagCATTTCCGATTTACAAAAAACAGGAacttgaatattatttttatatagaaaatgtcatttcgaaaattacatTCGACTAGCGAGTTCAACGAACTCATATCTAAACGTTTGCATTTTTTGCATGTAAATGTCAGGAACAGAAATTACAAAGAGAATTagacgaattttttgaactaaacATACGtatcatataggtaggtacctacgtacttaaaCAAAGATTTAAATATTATAAAACTCGcgaattttggaaatgttttcgTACATAAATTAATGAATAGGTAACGTTACcgaaaattcaaaacgaaataAATTCAGCCAAATCGCAACAGGTATatctatgtagatgtacctatcGATTGACTTCTTTTGAAGAGGAGAGAATTCTCGGCGAACCAAAGCCATCAAGGATTATCTTAGGTGCCTACTCGTGAGTACTTATATGTAGTACTACATAGATATCATACATGCATGGTTGTTAAGCTGgtaacaaaagaaaaatcagcGAGGGTGATATTGTTTCCTACagcatatttattttttcccgataaaaacttttcaacaaaattgtacCGATATTCAAATGACGATATTATTCCTTCAGTGACcgaagttaaattttttttgaagaaaattctattCTGTGAAaagattaaaacataaaaaattatgattatcCGATATTTATAGGCTC contains:
- the LOC135844841 gene encoding glutathione S-transferase 1-like isoform X1, with amino-acid sequence MPLVLFSHLTSPPARASNLVLKALNIPYKQREIDTHKHDQFDEYFQKVNPQHTIPTLQDGELIMWDSHAINTYLVNQYAKDDSLYPKNPKIRALIDQRLHFDSGVLFPAIPYMVNRIFFKKNLTSVTEGIISSFEYRYNFVEKFLSGKNKYAVGNNITLADFSFVTSLTTMHILVPIDQQKYPLIKKYLELLKSQLKSYEEINEKGLEECNRRLKNANFMFLKEEIKTK